The Cohnella abietis genome has a segment encoding these proteins:
- a CDS encoding ABC transporter permease produces the protein MKKNAGLSMLALPGFLLIIVFNYLPLYGLLLPFKSYRYNLGIWNSPWVGFDNFGFLFNGDVLYRVLRNTILYNMTFIVLGTTLSVVVALLLYELSRRFVRAYQTILFIPYFISWVVAGFAFRSLFDMEYGVINRFLVSLGEEPILWYSDPKYWPYIIVIAAVWKGLGYSSVIYYAALMGIDSEYYDAAKIDGASKIRQAFSISVPMIKPIIIMLVILQIGSICYSDFGLFYNVTLNSSLLYSTTDVIDTFVYRSLIDLGDIGMASAAGFFQSIVGFCLVLVTNTIVKKINPENSLF, from the coding sequence ATGAAAAAGAACGCGGGGCTGTCGATGTTGGCGCTGCCGGGATTTCTGCTCATCATTGTTTTCAATTATTTACCGCTCTACGGGTTGCTGCTGCCCTTCAAGTCATACCGGTACAACTTGGGGATATGGAACAGCCCTTGGGTCGGGTTCGACAACTTCGGTTTCCTCTTTAACGGAGACGTGCTCTATCGGGTATTGCGGAATACGATTCTCTACAACATGACCTTTATCGTACTCGGCACGACGCTCTCGGTGGTGGTCGCATTGCTTCTGTACGAGTTGAGCCGGCGATTCGTGAGAGCGTATCAAACGATTCTGTTCATTCCTTATTTCATCTCTTGGGTCGTGGCCGGATTCGCGTTTCGCTCGTTGTTCGATATGGAATACGGCGTCATCAATCGCTTCCTGGTCTCCTTGGGCGAAGAGCCGATCCTGTGGTACAGCGATCCGAAATACTGGCCTTACATTATCGTGATAGCGGCGGTATGGAAAGGTCTCGGTTACAGCTCCGTTATCTATTACGCGGCGCTGATGGGCATCGACTCGGAATATTACGATGCAGCTAAGATCGACGGAGCTAGCAAGATCCGGCAGGCGTTCTCCATTTCAGTGCCGATGATCAAGCCGATCATTATCATGCTAGTCATCCTGCAGATCGGCAGCATCTGCTACAGCGACTTCGGACTGTTCTACAACGTAACGCTGAACTCGTCGTTGCTTTATAGCACAACGGATGTTATCGACACGTTCGTCTACCGCTCGCTGATCGATTTGGGCGATATCGGGATGGCATCGGCGGCGGGGTTCTTCCAATCGATCGTCGGATTCTGCCTGGTTCTCGTTACGAATACCATCGTCAAGAAAATAAATCCGGAAAACTCTCTCTTCTAA
- a CDS encoding helix-turn-helix domain-containing protein, translating into MKRFGIKAYYAKMVLWISIAILLIITALSAVVYINTQKLLVKNEYASNQKILFQVKYNMAFMDDTISSLCKSLYLNSDVGAVMYATQENMVDVATRLNKVTSSITSTNPYIHSITIYNRNLDQTYNAGSPVFFEDQLLDTMYHSEQLPPKMKPIFRNIGKLVNRESKPEHVFSYMMYETSTDGLKPEGVIVINVRSEWLLDNIRLINMIDKRKGDNIFLLDQSGEYLADGTSDNGMMQWLKSDLADYKATHQDAGADGFFESKHGGTPYLVTYSSVESAGMTLLKTQPILEVYRYIASLRTSIIVITLIALILAFFISILISRRIYRPFGNLVNAIRRDRPRGAGENEVIDEISYLNNVYRQSMEELELFYKEKHDNKDVMRHYWLSRLLDERFTISRDELLVLFKEMRISLSPEASYAVCMLKIDNYKEFQQAFSAKDKEMFRFALLNIASEIVARTYPNEGIDMKEDHVLLIVSLPEQDGAYPSELVTLLTEAQENFSRFFKVTFTASISDKTDTLSGLHSLYNQTLDQAMYRLHLGHGSIITYARIRKNAESKKSGYSKELEEWLVETIKSGNVAAMKEVLANLFGEMETLNYHNALVSIIRLVNTAIEALEDAKIPAAPSLQIASIGRRILEKETMAEIHRIIRGGLQDSINKEPAENTDTLNSFVVDAVTEYIHNNYQDLSLSMPSIASMMKISSRSLSKIYKEATNLSIPDMINGVRLTKAAELLIQEDLSVYEVVQKVGFTNETYFFSLFKKKYKVTPKEYALQRNVNKIN; encoded by the coding sequence ATGAAGCGATTCGGGATCAAAGCTTACTATGCCAAGATGGTACTCTGGATCAGCATCGCAATCCTGCTCATCATCACCGCGCTGTCGGCGGTCGTCTATATCAACACCCAGAAACTACTGGTGAAGAATGAGTATGCCTCCAATCAGAAAATCCTTTTCCAAGTGAAATACAATATGGCGTTCATGGACGATACGATCAGCAGCTTGTGCAAATCTCTCTATTTGAACAGCGACGTAGGCGCAGTGATGTATGCAACGCAGGAGAATATGGTCGACGTGGCCACTCGCTTGAATAAAGTAACGAGCTCAATAACTTCGACTAATCCGTACATTCATTCCATAACGATCTACAACCGGAACTTGGACCAGACTTACAATGCGGGAAGTCCCGTGTTCTTCGAAGATCAGTTACTAGATACTATGTACCATTCGGAACAGCTACCGCCGAAGATGAAGCCGATCTTCCGCAACATCGGGAAGTTGGTGAACAGAGAGTCGAAGCCCGAGCATGTGTTTTCTTATATGATGTACGAAACTTCGACGGACGGTCTGAAGCCCGAAGGCGTTATCGTCATCAACGTCAGGTCGGAGTGGTTGCTCGACAACATCCGGCTGATTAATATGATCGACAAGCGCAAAGGCGACAATATCTTCCTCTTGGACCAATCCGGTGAGTATTTGGCCGACGGAACGAGTGACAATGGGATGATGCAGTGGTTGAAGTCCGATCTAGCGGACTATAAGGCTACCCATCAGGATGCGGGCGCTGACGGATTTTTTGAAAGCAAGCACGGCGGAACCCCCTATTTAGTCACCTATTCGAGCGTCGAGAGCGCCGGGATGACGTTGCTGAAGACGCAGCCCATCCTCGAAGTGTATCGATATATCGCGAGTCTACGAACCAGTATTATTGTCATCACGCTGATTGCCTTGATTCTGGCATTCTTCATCTCGATTCTGATCTCCCGCAGGATTTATCGGCCGTTCGGCAACCTCGTGAATGCGATCAGGCGAGATAGACCTCGCGGAGCGGGGGAGAACGAAGTCATCGACGAGATCTCGTATTTGAATAACGTCTATCGGCAATCGATGGAAGAGCTCGAACTGTTCTATAAGGAGAAGCACGACAACAAGGACGTGATGAGGCATTATTGGCTGAGTCGGCTGCTCGACGAGCGCTTTACGATTTCTAGGGACGAGCTTCTGGTTTTATTCAAAGAGATGCGAATTTCTTTGTCTCCGGAGGCTTCGTATGCGGTATGTATGTTGAAAATCGATAATTATAAGGAGTTCCAGCAAGCCTTCAGCGCCAAGGATAAGGAGATGTTCCGGTTCGCGCTGCTCAACATCGCCTCAGAGATCGTAGCCCGAACGTATCCGAACGAAGGAATCGATATGAAGGAGGATCATGTGCTGCTGATCGTGAGTCTTCCGGAGCAAGACGGCGCTTATCCCTCGGAGCTTGTTACTCTACTTACCGAGGCGCAGGAAAACTTCTCCCGATTTTTCAAAGTTACTTTCACGGCTTCGATCAGCGACAAGACAGATACGCTTAGCGGGTTGCATTCTCTATACAATCAGACGTTAGATCAAGCCATGTATCGGCTGCATCTCGGGCATGGCTCCATCATTACGTACGCGCGCATTCGCAAAAACGCCGAAAGTAAAAAATCTGGTTATTCGAAGGAATTGGAAGAATGGCTAGTGGAGACGATCAAGTCGGGCAATGTCGCCGCCATGAAGGAAGTGCTTGCGAATCTGTTCGGGGAAATGGAGACGCTGAATTATCACAATGCCTTGGTCTCGATCATTAGACTGGTCAATACGGCGATCGAAGCGTTGGAAGATGCGAAAATACCCGCTGCGCCTTCGCTCCAGATCGCCTCTATTGGCCGCCGCATTCTTGAGAAGGAGACGATGGCCGAGATCCATCGGATCATAAGGGGCGGACTTCAGGATTCTATTAACAAGGAACCGGCCGAGAATACGGATACGCTCAACTCTTTCGTCGTAGACGCGGTAACGGAATATATTCATAATAATTATCAGGACTTATCCTTAAGCATGCCTTCGATCGCATCCATGATGAAGATTTCTTCCCGGAGCCTGAGCAAAATTTACAAGGAGGCGACGAATCTGTCGATCCCGGATATGATCAACGGGGTGCGGCTGACCAAAGCCGCGGAGCTTCTTATCCAAGAGGATCTGAGCGTCTACGAGGTCGTTCAGAAGGTTGGGTTTACGAACGAAACCTACTTCTTCAGCCTGTTCAAGAAGAAGTACAAGGTAACGCCGAAGGAATATGCCCTGCAAAGGAACGTAAACAAGATTAATTAA
- a CDS encoding sugar phosphate isomerase/epimerase family protein, translating into MKHKFAVQLYTLRKECESDFPATLRTLGRMGWAGVETAGLHGHAPEEIAEVLRETGLKTAGMHVSVERLRSDTEGVMAEARLLGTNRLICPSVPHEWRNEQGYVRLREELNAAAAELRSEGFTVAFHNHAFEFDTSVRGRDALSYLIEPVLDNAVLAEIDVYWVKKAGYDPVVFLTPYSGRMPTMHLKDMTGDERRTYAEIGTGIIDFEPLLLWGERNGVEWYVVEQDICEGEALDSVRISLDNLHALADQLEAISE; encoded by the coding sequence TTGAAGCACAAATTCGCCGTTCAATTATATACGCTACGCAAGGAATGCGAGAGTGATTTTCCCGCAACGCTGAGAACGCTTGGCCGCATGGGATGGGCCGGGGTGGAAACGGCTGGCCTTCATGGCCATGCCCCGGAGGAGATTGCCGAAGTGCTGAGGGAGACCGGGCTGAAAACGGCAGGCATGCATGTCTCGGTAGAACGATTGCGATCAGATACGGAGGGCGTCATGGCCGAAGCGAGACTACTAGGCACAAATCGTCTGATCTGTCCGTCTGTGCCTCATGAATGGCGCAACGAGCAAGGCTACGTAAGGTTGCGGGAGGAACTGAACGCGGCGGCTGCCGAGTTGAGGTCCGAGGGCTTCACGGTCGCATTCCACAACCATGCCTTCGAGTTCGATACGAGCGTTCGCGGCAGGGATGCTCTGAGTTATCTTATAGAACCGGTGTTGGATAATGCCGTGCTGGCGGAAATTGATGTATACTGGGTAAAAAAAGCAGGCTATGATCCTGTGGTATTCCTAACGCCCTACAGCGGCCGAATGCCTACGATGCACTTGAAGGATATGACTGGCGACGAGCGCAGGACCTATGCCGAGATCGGTACGGGAATAATCGACTTCGAGCCCCTGCTCCTATGGGGAGAGAGGAACGGCGTGGAATGGTATGTCGTGGAACAAGATATTTGCGAGGGCGAAGCGCTCGACAGCGTGAGGATCAGCTTGGACAACCTGCACGCGCTGGCCGATCAGTTGGAGGCCATATCGGAATAA
- a CDS encoding SGNH/GDSL hydrolase family protein, translated as MSGVDRKDENQADPNLKIGGNSESDLKWVSALEAPFRVTGLPWLDRDGVYRRLPVHPSHEIRPEVDRLANNTTGVQVRFRTDSPNLYVRVKLADKYSMYQMAATGQCGVDCYIGAIGNQKYINTSRFDFTQEEYESVLFDSLTREMREITLNLPLYQGVAELHIGVAPSSEIAAFPGFPVDKKVLLYGTSITHGACATRPGMAYPNILSRMFPLEFVNLGFSGNAQGEPELAHLISQIEAPGLLILDYEANTPSTERLRESLPEFIRIYRDRHPDVPILVLSQIRLAREAFDGELVSRREERKRIQREEVDRQRAAGDLNVHFFDGALLLGEDPQDCTTDGIHPSDLGYARIATTLRPVIAELLNAVIEQRTRRDDGKWDEQNRVSD; from the coding sequence ATGAGCGGAGTGGATCGCAAAGACGAGAATCAAGCAGACCCAAACTTGAAGATAGGCGGAAATTCGGAGTCGGACTTGAAATGGGTGTCGGCGCTCGAAGCGCCGTTTCGCGTGACGGGCTTGCCGTGGCTGGATCGGGATGGCGTCTACCGTAGGTTGCCCGTACATCCTAGCCATGAGATTCGGCCAGAAGTGGATCGATTGGCGAATAATACGACCGGCGTGCAAGTCCGTTTTCGGACGGATTCCCCAAATCTATACGTGCGGGTGAAGCTAGCGGACAAATATAGCATGTATCAGATGGCGGCTACCGGCCAATGTGGCGTGGATTGTTATATCGGTGCGATCGGAAACCAGAAGTATATCAATACTTCTCGGTTCGACTTTACCCAAGAGGAGTATGAATCCGTACTGTTCGATTCGCTTACGCGGGAGATGCGCGAAATTACGTTGAATCTTCCCTTATATCAAGGAGTAGCAGAACTGCACATCGGCGTCGCTCCCTCTTCGGAGATCGCGGCTTTCCCGGGTTTCCCCGTCGATAAGAAGGTACTCCTCTACGGAACTTCGATTACGCACGGTGCATGCGCGACAAGGCCAGGCATGGCTTACCCCAACATTCTAAGCCGAATGTTTCCGCTGGAATTCGTGAATCTAGGATTCTCCGGCAACGCGCAAGGGGAGCCGGAGCTCGCCCATTTGATCAGTCAGATCGAGGCGCCCGGATTGCTGATTCTGGATTATGAAGCCAATACGCCGAGTACAGAGCGACTCCGCGAGTCGTTGCCCGAATTTATCCGGATCTACCGCGATCGTCATCCCGACGTTCCGATTCTAGTGCTATCGCAAATACGTTTGGCGAGAGAGGCATTCGACGGAGAACTGGTTTCTCGCAGGGAGGAGCGCAAGCGGATTCAGCGGGAAGAGGTTGATCGGCAACGAGCCGCGGGAGATCTCAACGTTCATTTCTTCGACGGCGCGTTGCTGCTGGGCGAGGATCCCCAAGATTGCACGACGGACGGCATACACCCATCCGATCTGGGCTATGCCCGCATAGCGACGACGCTTCGGCCCGTCATTGCCGAACTGCTGAATGCCGTCATCGAACAACGAACGAGAAGGGACGACGGGAAATGGGACGAGCAAAATCGAGTAAGCGACTAA
- a CDS encoding Gfo/Idh/MocA family protein, with amino-acid sequence MKCTRPDATRRFKLRDDARRYRLARRARRKAIKGETKMKKLKVGVIGVGEVAQIIHLPILESLPELYEMVAFCDISPKLLAKMGEKYRVTNLYSNVTEMLEQSELDAVFVLNNMEYHTDCTVAALQRNIHVFVEKPMCVTEEEARAIIGARDASNSQVMVGYMRRFAPAYLRALEEVRTMGPINYARVRDIIGPNAYFTGQSGTRVYRFDDIPAEAVQDRKTRNARLMREAIGDQAPETYDAYGLLLGLNSHDISAMREMLGVPKSVKAVASSHGGRFKTAILEFDGYNAVFETGVDQQGRFDAHIEVYGERKSVLVQYDTPYLRQLPTTLRIRETIGDALEETVIRPTYKDAYTCELEYFHQVAATGMRPKTTPEDYLQDLAIFSMMMDAIK; translated from the coding sequence TTGAAGTGTACACGGCCGGATGCGACACGTAGATTTAAGTTGCGAGACGATGCTCGGCGTTACCGATTAGCGCGTCGTGCTCGAAGGAAAGCGATTAAAGGGGAGACAAAGATGAAGAAGTTGAAAGTCGGCGTTATCGGTGTAGGAGAGGTTGCCCAGATCATCCATTTGCCCATTCTAGAATCGCTGCCGGAGCTTTACGAGATGGTTGCGTTCTGCGATATTTCACCAAAGCTGCTTGCGAAGATGGGAGAGAAGTACCGGGTCACGAACCTGTATTCGAACGTCACGGAGATGCTCGAGCAGTCCGAGCTGGATGCCGTTTTCGTACTGAATAATATGGAATACCATACCGATTGTACAGTGGCGGCATTGCAAAGAAACATTCACGTATTCGTCGAGAAGCCGATGTGCGTGACCGAAGAGGAAGCCCGTGCGATTATCGGAGCGCGAGATGCCTCTAACTCCCAAGTGATGGTCGGCTATATGAGGCGGTTCGCGCCAGCTTATCTTCGTGCACTGGAAGAAGTCCGGACGATGGGGCCGATCAATTATGCGCGGGTGCGGGACATTATCGGTCCGAACGCTTACTTCACAGGCCAATCGGGTACCCGCGTATACCGATTCGACGATATCCCGGCTGAAGCCGTCCAGGATCGCAAGACGAGGAATGCCCGTCTCATGAGGGAAGCCATCGGCGATCAGGCCCCCGAGACTTATGACGCGTACGGCCTGTTGTTAGGCTTGAACAGCCATGACATCTCCGCGATGCGGGAGATGCTCGGAGTACCCAAAAGCGTGAAGGCGGTCGCTTCCTCGCACGGCGGTAGATTCAAAACCGCGATTCTGGAGTTCGATGGTTATAACGCCGTCTTCGAGACCGGCGTAGATCAGCAAGGACGTTTTGATGCTCATATCGAGGTGTACGGGGAGCGCAAATCGGTTCTCGTTCAATACGATACGCCATACTTGCGGCAATTGCCGACAACTCTGCGGATTAGGGAGACAATCGGGGATGCCTTGGAGGAGACGGTCATACGCCCGACTTACAAGGACGCTTATACGTGCGAGCTCGAGTATTTTCATCAAGTAGCCGCAACCGGAATGCGTCCCAAGACGACGCCGGAAGATTACCTGCAGGATCTCGCTATATTCAGCATGATGATGGATGCCATCAAGTAG
- a CDS encoding S-layer homology domain-containing protein, which yields MFKAFKKAASVALVFSLFLNVFPQVIFAKVESSSKEFLSFSVEGNPGVIDNVNHKINVVVPFRSAVDNMHEIFTVSEGASVLDHTSNVTRTNYSSPQTLTVVAEDRSIQVYTVTVTIGPSNLKSILSFNLSNPAVTGFIDDEAYAIFLTVPKGTDVTALKPTFTTDEMMAKVKVNDVVQVSGNSAQDFTQPLIYMVEALDGSTRDYRVTVNIQKELSTAKEITYFGLASLSSVGIIDETNHTIALTVPFGTNLTSLAPVFTSTGTGVYVNDVQQVSGEAVLNFTSDVVFTVRDEAGGTQSYTVKVQAAAADVSSTKAMLTYAVAGIQGTVNEDTHTITVVLPTGSSRLNQIATFTTNGQSIKIGTSVQSSGQTIDDFTSPVTYTVFAENGLTQNYVVKVVLANQLTSYDLISPVHATGVIDPVQRTITLDVQYGTDLSAAKATFVTTGDHLKINGIVQQSGVTASDLSLSPIIHAVDSENNAITYTLIVNRGLNPAKELTSFKLTSPESNGVVNQTTHTVSVTVPFGTDVTQLAPVFTSTGAEVKVGLQDQVSGVTTQDFTNPVTYSVYAADGNKQDYVVTVVVANQLKSFDLISPVLATGVIDLVQRTITLDVPYGTDLSAAKATFVTTGDHLKINGVVQQSGVTVSDLSLSPAIHAVDSDNQVIPYNLIINKGLNPAKELTSFKLTSPESNGVVNQTTHTVSITVPFGTDVTQLAPIFTTTGADVKVGLQNQVSGVTTQDFTNPVTYSVYAADGNKQDYVVTVTIAESAPSGGYNPPLVTPTEPKPTLPPATSIFKSVVDQAKIEAYLKGKVEQAQTEPVRDVFPDVNEHWSKANIDLFVTLGFLTGYKDGTFRPDASITRAEFAAIIAKVFHIEPASSSLVLKDVKDHWASQAIVALASNGIITGYGDDTFRPSHAITRAEIIAIISRIVDFKGVEKHQTASFNDVVGYWNSDEIQTAASAGIIEGRAAGTFAPNESSTRAEALSIIMRALSLNPDIKALFDQLKS from the coding sequence TTGTTTAAAGCATTCAAGAAAGCCGCGTCAGTAGCGCTAGTTTTTAGTTTATTTCTAAATGTATTTCCTCAAGTTATTTTTGCGAAAGTCGAAAGCTCATCGAAGGAGTTTCTTTCTTTTTCCGTAGAGGGGAATCCTGGTGTCATCGATAACGTGAACCATAAGATCAATGTCGTCGTTCCTTTCCGATCCGCCGTTGATAATATGCATGAAATCTTTACAGTTTCCGAAGGTGCGTCCGTTCTTGATCATACTAGTAATGTTACTCGGACAAATTATTCGAGTCCCCAAACATTAACGGTCGTTGCCGAAGACCGAAGTATACAAGTCTATACAGTTACGGTAACTATCGGTCCTAGCAACTTAAAGTCCATACTGTCGTTTAATTTGTCCAATCCTGCCGTGACGGGCTTTATCGACGATGAAGCCTATGCGATCTTTCTTACCGTTCCAAAAGGTACGGATGTGACTGCGTTGAAGCCCACGTTTACTACAGATGAAATGATGGCAAAAGTTAAGGTGAATGATGTTGTTCAAGTAAGCGGTAATAGCGCTCAGGATTTTACGCAGCCACTGATTTATATGGTTGAGGCTTTGGATGGCAGTACACGAGACTATAGAGTTACCGTTAATATCCAAAAAGAGCTCAGTACGGCCAAAGAAATCACTTATTTCGGGTTGGCTTCGCTCTCTTCTGTCGGAATTATTGATGAGACAAACCATACGATCGCTCTTACAGTTCCCTTCGGTACAAACTTGACATCTTTGGCGCCAGTTTTTACGTCCACGGGTACCGGGGTTTATGTGAATGATGTACAGCAAGTTAGCGGAGAAGCCGTATTAAATTTTACATCGGATGTTGTCTTTACCGTTCGTGATGAAGCCGGCGGCACTCAATCCTATACTGTGAAGGTACAAGCTGCAGCTGCAGATGTAAGCTCAACCAAAGCAATGCTGACTTATGCCGTTGCTGGTATACAGGGTACTGTGAATGAAGATACGCATACAATAACTGTTGTATTGCCTACCGGAAGTTCAAGGCTCAATCAAATCGCAACGTTCACGACAAATGGTCAATCTATAAAAATTGGAACCAGTGTCCAAAGTTCGGGCCAAACGATTGACGATTTTACAAGCCCAGTAACGTACACTGTATTTGCTGAGAACGGGCTGACACAGAATTATGTAGTCAAAGTAGTCTTAGCCAATCAACTAACTTCTTACGACCTCATCTCTCCCGTACACGCAACCGGAGTGATCGATCCAGTCCAACGCACGATTACACTTGATGTCCAGTATGGAACGGATCTAAGTGCAGCTAAGGCTACATTCGTGACAACAGGTGATCATCTTAAAATCAATGGTATTGTTCAACAATCGGGTGTCACGGCATCGGATTTAAGTCTGTCTCCGATCATCCATGCGGTAGACTCTGAGAATAATGCCATCACTTATACTCTAATAGTTAATAGAGGTTTGAATCCCGCGAAGGAGCTTACTTCTTTCAAGTTAACGAGCCCGGAGAGTAACGGAGTCGTTAATCAGACTACTCATACAGTATCGGTAACTGTCCCCTTTGGAACTGATGTGACCCAATTGGCACCTGTCTTTACGAGTACAGGCGCAGAAGTGAAGGTTGGACTTCAGGATCAAGTCAGCGGCGTTACTACGCAAGACTTTACGAATCCGGTAACGTATTCGGTTTACGCTGCCGATGGTAACAAGCAAGATTATGTGGTCACGGTAGTCGTAGCCAATCAATTAAAGTCTTTTGACCTCATCTCTCCCGTATTGGCGACCGGAGTGATCGATCTAGTCCAACGCACGATTACACTTGATGTTCCGTATGGAACGGATCTAAGCGCGGCTAAGGCTACATTCGTGACAACAGGTGATCATCTTAAAATCAATGGTGTCGTTCAACAATCGGGTGTAACGGTATCGGATCTAAGTCTATCTCCGGCCATCCATGCGGTAGATTCTGATAATCAGGTTATCCCTTATAACCTGATTATTAATAAGGGCTTGAATCCTGCGAAGGAGCTTACCTCTTTCAAACTAACGAGCCCGGAGAGTAACGGAGTCGTTAATCAGACTACTCATACAGTATCGATAACTGTACCTTTTGGTACAGATGTGACCCAATTGGCACCTATTTTTACGACTACTGGCGCAGATGTGAAGGTTGGACTTCAGAATCAAGTAAGCGGCGTTACTACGCAAGACTTTACGAATCCTGTAACGTATTCGGTTTACGCTGCAGATGGTAACAAGCAAGACTACGTAGTGACGGTTACGATAGCGGAAAGCGCACCTTCCGGAGGGTACAATCCGCCTCTGGTTACGCCAACCGAGCCGAAGCCTACTTTACCGCCTGCGACTTCTATTTTCAAATCGGTAGTAGATCAAGCTAAAATCGAAGCCTATTTGAAAGGCAAAGTGGAGCAAGCGCAAACGGAGCCTGTTAGGGACGTATTCCCTGATGTTAACGAGCATTGGAGTAAAGCGAATATCGATCTTTTCGTCACATTAGGATTCTTAACCGGATATAAAGACGGAACTTTCCGTCCTGATGCTTCTATTACACGTGCAGAGTTTGCTGCAATAATAGCTAAAGTGTTCCACATCGAACCTGCGAGCAGCTCGCTGGTGCTGAAGGACGTGAAGGATCATTGGGCTAGTCAAGCAATTGTAGCACTAGCGTCCAACGGAATAATAACGGGTTATGGAGACGATACGTTCAGACCGAGTCATGCTATTACGCGTGCTGAAATCATTGCCATCATAAGTCGCATCGTAGATTTCAAGGGTGTTGAAAAGCATCAAACGGCGTCATTCAATGACGTAGTCGGTTATTGGAATTCAGATGAGATTCAGACGGCAGCATCTGCCGGCATTATTGAAGGCCGCGCTGCGGGTACCTTCGCTCCGAACGAGTCTTCAACTAGGGCGGAAGCTTTGAGTATCATTATGCGCGCGCTAAGTTTGAATCCGGACATTAAAGCTTTGTTTGACCAGCTTAAATCTTAG
- a CDS encoding spore germination protein, whose protein sequence is MSDHSRSSFGNPDVDEPNDFVRELIEAVGHPPDFNHHPFALGENSIGHCLFIETLVDTDRIENLILRFIAEGWLPDALANEPDKLEAWKGKLPNVKTAVADDIHACIQGLLDGRCLLIMPGVEWALMLDVGKTYHRPVDEPKTETTVRGSHEAYNEDMNTNIGLLRKRIRTRQLRFEEMKLGTATETKVVIAYMQDLASSDTVEEFRKRLRSIQSDGIIDCSYVEQWIEDKTLLPFPMIQKTERPDVTSSHLLEGRVIVLVDGSPYALIGPITFWQFFSSPEDYFQRADIATLMLWIRFLAFVLAVFVPALYIAVTLYQQALIPPMLLVSLSSQKEGVPFPSYVEAFLMTIIFEVLREAGLRMPRVAGQAISIVGALVLGEAAVQAGLVSAAMVIVVAITAISNFVAPYYNFGLSQRFLQYAFMLLAGFMGLFGILCGFLLTVVHLASLKSFGVPYLAPVAPVYISDWKDILIRIPRPKQRTYPRMSKPRRRKR, encoded by the coding sequence ATGTCCGATCATTCCCGTTCATCATTCGGCAACCCCGATGTAGACGAGCCTAATGACTTTGTTCGCGAGCTAATCGAGGCCGTCGGACATCCACCAGACTTTAACCATCATCCCTTTGCGCTGGGTGAGAATTCAATAGGGCACTGTTTGTTCATTGAAACATTGGTCGATACCGACAGAATCGAGAACCTAATTCTTCGTTTTATCGCGGAAGGCTGGCTACCTGATGCATTGGCCAATGAGCCGGATAAGCTGGAAGCTTGGAAGGGGAAGCTTCCCAATGTGAAAACGGCGGTAGCCGACGATATTCATGCATGCATTCAAGGCTTACTAGATGGGAGATGCCTTCTCATCATGCCGGGAGTCGAATGGGCGTTGATGCTGGATGTAGGTAAAACTTATCATCGTCCTGTAGATGAGCCGAAAACCGAAACGACCGTTCGTGGGTCACATGAAGCGTACAACGAAGATATGAATACGAACATTGGTTTACTACGCAAAAGAATTCGTACTCGTCAATTACGATTTGAGGAAATGAAGCTGGGCACCGCAACAGAAACTAAAGTGGTCATCGCTTATATGCAGGATCTAGCCTCGTCAGACACAGTTGAAGAGTTTCGCAAACGACTTCGTTCTATACAATCCGATGGGATTATAGATTGCAGTTATGTCGAGCAATGGATTGAAGATAAAACCCTGCTGCCGTTTCCCATGATCCAGAAAACCGAGCGTCCCGACGTAACCTCCTCTCATCTTTTAGAGGGAAGAGTCATTGTGTTAGTTGACGGTAGCCCCTATGCATTAATAGGTCCCATCACCTTCTGGCAGTTTTTCTCGTCACCGGAGGATTATTTTCAACGGGCGGATATCGCCACCTTAATGCTCTGGATTCGGTTTCTCGCCTTTGTGCTAGCTGTATTCGTTCCAGCTTTATATATTGCCGTAACGTTATATCAACAAGCTTTAATCCCCCCTATGCTATTGGTTAGCTTGTCCTCGCAGAAGGAGGGAGTGCCTTTCCCATCCTATGTAGAGGCGTTTCTAATGACTATTATTTTTGAGGTGCTTCGTGAGGCTGGGTTACGAATGCCTAGAGTCGCAGGTCAGGCCATATCCATCGTCGGAGCTCTTGTGTTAGGGGAGGCAGCGGTTCAGGCAGGCCTTGTTTCAGCAGCGATGGTCATCGTCGTCGCCATTACGGCCATTTCTAACTTTGTCGCTCCCTATTACAACTTCGGACTGTCACAGCGTTTCTTGCAATACGCCTTTATGCTGCTTGCCGGGTTTATGGGGTTGTTCGGCATCTTGTGCGGCTTTCTGCTCACAGTCGTACATCTTGCTTCTTTAAAATCGTTTGGCGTCCCTTATCTAGCACCCGTAGCCCCTGTGTATATCTCGGATTGGAAAGACATTCTGATACGGATACCTCGGCCGAAGCAGAGAACATATCCTCGGATGAGCAAGCCACGTCGAAGAAAAAGGTGA